One region of Mus musculus strain C57BL/6J chromosome 15, GRCm38.p6 C57BL/6J genomic DNA includes:
- the Ccdc65 gene encoding dynein regulatory complex subunit 2 isoform 1 (isoform 1 is encoded by transcript variant 1), whose product MSKKGKKPKLPKAPLSEEDQLLIFQQKMLADEEAAKKKERLLTQFLKDKLAKEEHNSALNLNKINTQWRTILREVKTRELHQDIEILSQTFERVVDCKDSVIKSLAKDLTEAEEQYAHALRSHLHNIDQLLTLQRRRLGLLEENYNMELEVLTKEFETERKLIIDHHEKEMHYLQDVFMAMEQNYIDSEYESKLEFQSMWDDLKNKNLEEKHFLRLQLENIVEDLWRRFQDALKNYTDATEDRKIAFEYLKVKDEKSSKEIETQMKKIQKLQETIGILKGKIVAHSREGEWQNQCIRNNKELVHVQLRKLKVQRTQARTLSQENLVKLTLESNATLKALKKVVEKGEKILKLAEICRKFETEEEKVLPFYSSVLTPEEQEEAKLQNPEDITEDLAKIMMDYAGMENFWKRYNKVKLEVLSLQHRRLQLLDISSKLREMLKQYLDGISVSDEVLSHLNPLFVVNHRSNLPQLPPPSAQPVYNVIEAAHIASHIL is encoded by the exons AtgtctaaaaaaggaaaaaagcccAAGTTGCCCAAGGCACCCCTGTCCGAGGAAGATCAGCTGCTTATATTTCAGCAAAAGATGCTGGCTGACGAAGAGGCAGCCAAGAAGAAAGAGAGACTCCTCACCCAGTTCTTGAAG GACAAGTTGGCCAAAGAAGAACACAACAGCGCTCTAAACCTTAATAAGATTAACACGCAGTGGAGAACCATCCTCAGGGAGGTGAAGACCAGAGAGCTTCACCAAGACATCGAGATCCTCAGCCAGACCTTTGAACGCGTGGTGGACTGTAAGGACAGCGTCATCAAG TCTCTGGCTAAGGACTTGACTGAAGCTGAGGAGCAGTATGCCCACGCTCTGCGTAGTCACTTGCACAACATTGACCAGCTCTTGACCCTGCAACGACGCCGGCTCGGCCTCCTGGAGGAAAATTACAACATGGAGCTCGAGGTCCTGACCAAAGAGTTTGAGACGGAAAG GAAATTGATCATTGACCATCATGAGAAGGAGATGCACTACCTACAGGACGTCTTCATGGCCATGGAGCAGAACTACATAGATTCCGAGTATGAGAGCAAGCTGGAGTTCCAGAGCATGTGGGATGACCTTAAAAACAAG AATTTAGAAGAGAAGCACTTTCTTCGCCTACAACTGGAGAACATAGTGGAAGATCTGTGGCGGAGGTTCCAGGATGCACTCAAGAATTACACCGACGCCACGGAGGACCGGAAGATCGCCTTTGAGTACCTGAAGGTGAAGGATGAGAAAAGCTCCAAAGAGATTGAGACGCAGATGAAAAAGATCCAGAAGCTGCAG GAGACCATAGGTATCCTGAAAGGGAAGATCGTAGCCCACAGCCGCGAAGGGGAATGGCAGAATCAGTGCATCCGGAATAACAAGGAGCTGGTCCACGTGCAGCTTCGAAAACTTAaggtccagaggacccaggctcggACCCTATCTCAGGAGAACTTAGTCAAACTCACCCTGGAAAGTAATGCCACCCTCAAGGCCCTGAAGAAGGTCGTGGAAAAG GGTGAAAAGATCCTTAAGCTTGCTGAAATATGTAGGAAATTCGAAACCGAGGAAGAAAAGGTGCTGCCTTTCTACTCTTCAGTGCTGACTCCCgaggagcaggaagaggccaAGCTCCAGAACCCGGAGGATATCACAGAGGACCTTGCCAAG ATTATGATGGACTACGCGGGGATGGAGAACTTCTGGAAGAGATACAACAAGGTGAAACTGGAGGTCCTGAGTCTCCAGCACAGGCGGCTGCAGCTGCTGGATATCAGTAGCAAGCTGCGGGAGATGCTCAAACAGTACTTGGATGGCATCTCCGTGAGCGACGAAGTGCTGAGCCACCTCAACCCGCTCTTCGTAGTAAACCACAGAAGCAACCTACCCCAGCTGCCCCCACCCTCGGCCCAGCCTGTCTACAACGTCATCGAAGCCGCCCACATTGCCTCCCATATCCTGTGA
- the Ccdc65 gene encoding dynein regulatory complex subunit 2 isoform 2 (isoform 2 is encoded by transcript variant 2), translated as MSKKGKKPKLPKAPLSEEDQLLIFQQKMLADEEAAKKKERLLTQFLKDKLAKEEHNSALNLNKINTQWRTILREVKTRELHQDIEILSQTFERVVDCKDSVIKV; from the exons AtgtctaaaaaaggaaaaaagcccAAGTTGCCCAAGGCACCCCTGTCCGAGGAAGATCAGCTGCTTATATTTCAGCAAAAGATGCTGGCTGACGAAGAGGCAGCCAAGAAGAAAGAGAGACTCCTCACCCAGTTCTTGAAG GACAAGTTGGCCAAAGAAGAACACAACAGCGCTCTAAACCTTAATAAGATTAACACGCAGTGGAGAACCATCCTCAGGGAGGTGAAGACCAGAGAGCTTCACCAAGACATCGAGATCCTCAGCCAGACCTTTGAACGCGTGGTGGACTGTAAGGACAGCGTCATCAAG GTTTAA
- the Fkbp11 gene encoding peptidyl-prolyl cis-trans isomerase FKBP11 isoform 2 (isoform 2 is encoded by transcript variant 2), translating into MVVGSLVDGRIIDTSLTRDPLVIELGQKQVIPGLEQSLLDMCVGEKRRAVIPSHLAYGKRGYPPSIPADAVVQYDVELIALIRANYWQKLLKSILPLVGIAMVPALLGLIGYHLYRKASRPKVSKKKLKEEKRNKSKKK; encoded by the exons gGCAGTTTGGTAGATGGACGCATTATTGACACTTCTCTGACCAGAGATCCTCTGGTCATAGAACTCGGCCAAAAGCAGGTGATTCCAG GTCTGGAGCAGAGCCTTTTGGACATGTGTGTGGG AGAGAAGCGAAGAGCAGTCATTCCTTCTCACCTGGCTTATGGAAAGCGAGGGTACCCGCCATCTATCCCAG CCGATGCAGTGGTGCAGTACGATGTGGAGCTGATCGCTTTGATTCGAGCCAACTACTGGCAGAAGCTGCTAAAGAGCATTTTGCCTCTGGTAGGCATCGCCATGGTGCCGGCGCTCCTGGGGCTGATCGGGTATCACCTGTACAGAAAGGCCAGCAGACCCAAAGTCTCCAAAAAGAAGCTAAAAGAGGAGAAACGAAACAAgagtaagaagaaataa